From Glycine soja cultivar W05 chromosome 4, ASM419377v2, whole genome shotgun sequence, the proteins below share one genomic window:
- the LOC114410238 gene encoding serine/arginine-rich splicing factor SR34A-like isoform X2: MSGRFSRTIYVGNLPSDIRESEIEDLFYKYGRIMDIELKVPPRPPCYCFVEFDNARDAEDAIRGRDGYNFDGCRLRVELAHGGRGPSSSDRRGYGGGGGNGGAGGGRFGISRHSEFRVIVRGLPSSASWQDLKDHMRKAGDVCFAEVSRDSEGTFGIVDYTNYDDMKYAIRKLDDTEFRNPWARAYIRVRKYESSRSRSRSRSPSRSRSPKRVRRSLERSVSRSRSRSQSASPIKSSRPRSRSRSGSGSPHQVLSGSG; the protein is encoded by the exons ATGAGCGGTCGCTTTTCTCGCACAATTTATGTCGGCAACCTGCCCTCTGATATAAGAGAGTCAGAAATTGAAGATCTATTCTACAAG TATGGCCGTATAATGGATATTGAATTGAAGGTTCCTCCCCGCCCTCCATGTTATTGCTTTGTTGAG TTTGATAATGCTCGAGATGCCGAAGATGCAATTCGGGGTCGAGATGGATACAACTTTGATGGTTGTCGGTTAAGA GTGGAGCTTGCTCATGGTGGTAGAGGGCCATCATCAAGTGATCGACGTGGATATGGAGGAGGAGGTGGTAATGGTGGAGCAGGCGGGGGTCGTTTTGGCATCTCACGCCATTCTGAATTTCGAG TTATTGTTCGTGGACTCCCATCTTCTGCATCTTGGCAAGATTTGAAG GATCATATGCGAAAAGCTGGGGACGTGTGTTTTGCTGAGGTTTCCCGTGATAGTGAAG GGACTTTTGGCATTGTTGATTACACTAATTATGATGACATGAAGTATGCC ATTCGGAAATTGGATGACACTGAGTTTAGAAATCCCTGGGCGAGAGCTTATATTCGG GTGAGGAAGTATGAGAGTAGTCGTTCTAGGAGCCGCAGCAGGAGCCCCAGCAGGAGCAGAAGTCCAAAAAGAGTTAGAAG ATCTCTGGAGCGTTCTGTGTCTAGGTCACGATCTAGATCTCAATCAGCATCACCAATCAAATCTTCTAG GCCAAGATCACGATCACGATCTGGATCTGGATCTCCTCATCAg GTCCTGTCAGGTAGTGGTTGA
- the LOC114410238 gene encoding serine/arginine-rich splicing factor SR34A-like isoform X1: MSGRFSRTIYVGNLPSDIRESEIEDLFYKYGRIMDIELKVPPRPPCYCFVEFDNARDAEDAIRGRDGYNFDGCRLRVELAHGGRGPSSSDRRGYGGGGGNGGAGGGRFGISRHSEFRVIVRGLPSSASWQDLKDHMRKAGDVCFAEVSRDSEGTFGIVDYTNYDDMKYAIRKLDDTEFRNPWARAYIRVRKYESSRSRSRSRSPSRSRSPKRVRSRSLERSVSRSRSRSQSASPIKSSRPRSRSRSGSGSPHQVLSGSG; this comes from the exons ATGAGCGGTCGCTTTTCTCGCACAATTTATGTCGGCAACCTGCCCTCTGATATAAGAGAGTCAGAAATTGAAGATCTATTCTACAAG TATGGCCGTATAATGGATATTGAATTGAAGGTTCCTCCCCGCCCTCCATGTTATTGCTTTGTTGAG TTTGATAATGCTCGAGATGCCGAAGATGCAATTCGGGGTCGAGATGGATACAACTTTGATGGTTGTCGGTTAAGA GTGGAGCTTGCTCATGGTGGTAGAGGGCCATCATCAAGTGATCGACGTGGATATGGAGGAGGAGGTGGTAATGGTGGAGCAGGCGGGGGTCGTTTTGGCATCTCACGCCATTCTGAATTTCGAG TTATTGTTCGTGGACTCCCATCTTCTGCATCTTGGCAAGATTTGAAG GATCATATGCGAAAAGCTGGGGACGTGTGTTTTGCTGAGGTTTCCCGTGATAGTGAAG GGACTTTTGGCATTGTTGATTACACTAATTATGATGACATGAAGTATGCC ATTCGGAAATTGGATGACACTGAGTTTAGAAATCCCTGGGCGAGAGCTTATATTCGG GTGAGGAAGTATGAGAGTAGTCGTTCTAGGAGCCGCAGCAGGAGCCCCAGCAGGAGCAGAAGTCCAAAAAGAGTTAGAAG TAGATCTCTGGAGCGTTCTGTGTCTAGGTCACGATCTAGATCTCAATCAGCATCACCAATCAAATCTTCTAG GCCAAGATCACGATCACGATCTGGATCTGGATCTCCTCATCAg GTCCTGTCAGGTAGTGGTTGA
- the LOC114410239 gene encoding polyadenylate-binding protein-interacting protein 12-like yields the protein MAVAENVGAKIGSSSQSLENGLVSADSGEVEKSKTKGDQNLNNGVFNHQERVPGTMPVPNGNFSYKAQMHANGVNNDGYGMNGVTSEENGGESFKRDMRDLEELLSKLNPMAEEFVPPSLANTHGFLAGPNAGFGYTNNIILPTNYGNTNGQTNNRRRKNGYNPGKRRMNNKMDMEKREEMIRRTVYVSDIDQLVTEEQLAALFLNCGQVVDCRVCGDPNSILRFAFVEFTDEEGARAALSLSGTMLGYYPLRVLPSKTAIAPVNPTFLPRSEDEREMCSRTIYCTNIDKKLTQADVKHFFESICGEVHRLRLLGDYHHSTRIAFVEFALAESAIAALSCSGVILGSLPIRVSPSKTPVRPRAPRPPMH from the exons ATGGCGGTTGCTGAGAATGTTGGGGCCAAAATCGGTTCTTCGAGCCAGAGCTTGGAGAACGGGTTAGTGTCAGCGGATTCGGGTGAGGTTGAGAAATCGAAAACCAAAGGCGATCAGAATCTGAACAACGGCGTTTTCAACCATCAAGAGAGAGTTCCCGGTACCATGCCAGTTCCTAACGGCAATTTCAGCTACAAGGCTCAGATGCACGCAAATGGGGTGAACAATGATGGGTATGGGATGAATGGGGTGACGAGTGAGGAGAATGGGGGTGAGAGTTTCAAGCGTGATATGAGGGATTTGGAAGAGCTTTTGTCAAAGTTGAACCCCATGGCTGAGGAATTTGTACCTCCATCACTAGCCAATACTCATGGCTTTTTAGCTGGACCTAATGCTGGGTTTGGTTACACTAACAATATTATACTGCCTACTAACTATGGAAATACTAATGGTCAAACTAACAACAGAAGG AGGAAGAATGGCTATAATCCTGGGAAGCGaagaatgaataataaaatggaTATGGAGAAAAGGGAGGAGATGATTCGGAGAACAGTTTATGTGTCTGACATTGATCAACTG GTTACTGAAGAGCAGCTGGCAGCTCTCTTTCTCAACTGTGGCCAG GTTGTTGATTGCCGTGTATGTGGAGATCCTAACTCTATTCTTCGATTTGCCTTCGTTGAGTTCACAGATGAAG AAGGTGCAAGGGCTGCTTTGAGCCTGTCTGGTACCATGCTTGGATATTACCCATTGAGAGTGCTACCTTCAAAAACTGCCATTGCACCGGTCAATCCAACATTTTTGCCCAGG TCTGAAGATGAAAGGGAGATGTGCTCAAGAACAATCTATTGCACAAATATCGACAAGAAG CTTACTCAAGCAGATGTCAAACACTTCTTCGAATCTATTTGCGGAGAG GTTCATCGCTTGAGGCTTCTTGGGGATTACCATCATTCAACTCGAATTGCATTTGTTGAGTTCGCACTG GCGGAGAGTGCAATTGCAGCTCTGAGCTGTAGCGGTGTGATCTTGGGTTCACTGCCTATAAG GGTTAGTCCATCAAAGACACCAGTGCGCCCTCGTGCTCCTCGTCCCCCCATGCACTGA